From one Thalassospira lucentensis genomic stretch:
- a CDS encoding HAD-IIB family hydrolase, with product MTEHSHYVIFTDLDGTLLDHDTYSWAPAAPAIARVKKLGIPLIAISSKTLAELSHINTTDHLFDGLIGENGGVIRLGDQTEQPGPATETIDAARDAIRAALSIPVTSFRSTSPEIIAAQTGLSPDDAARAGLRHCSDPLIWAPTDKDIATARTIAETFGLKLVKGGRFHTLCGPTDKGAAMARMVELLGQNGVLPSTGLTPRTIALGDSANDATMLAAADFPIQIPQKHASVTTALIKDQKLIIAPEPAPSGWNAGVNSLLDQLTNTNNKGEVLHG from the coding sequence ATGACAGAACACAGTCACTACGTAATCTTCACCGATCTTGACGGCACCCTGCTTGATCATGACACCTATTCCTGGGCCCCGGCGGCCCCGGCGATTGCCCGCGTAAAAAAGCTTGGCATTCCCCTGATCGCAATCTCGTCAAAAACCCTGGCCGAACTTTCCCATATCAATACCACCGATCATCTGTTTGATGGATTGATTGGCGAAAATGGCGGTGTCATCCGCCTGGGTGATCAGACCGAACAACCCGGCCCCGCCACCGAAACCATCGATGCCGCCCGCGATGCGATCCGGGCTGCCCTCTCCATTCCCGTCACCAGTTTCCGCAGCACATCGCCCGAAATCATCGCCGCCCAAACCGGCCTTTCCCCCGATGATGCGGCGCGCGCCGGACTTCGTCACTGCTCCGATCCGCTGATCTGGGCGCCGACGGACAAAGATATCGCAACCGCCCGAACCATTGCCGAAACATTCGGCCTGAAACTGGTCAAGGGCGGGCGCTTCCACACCCTTTGCGGCCCGACTGACAAGGGGGCTGCAATGGCGCGCATGGTGGAACTATTGGGCCAAAACGGCGTTCTTCCCTCAACGGGTTTAACGCCGCGCACAATCGCCCTGGGGGATTCCGCCAATGACGCGACCATGCTGGCCGCGGCCGATTTCCCGATCCAGATACCGCAAAAACATGCTTCGGTAACAACCGCATTGATAAAGGATCAGAAACTGATCATCGCCCCGGAACCCGCCCCTTCAGGCTGGAATGCGGGCGTCAATTCCCTTCTCGATCAATTGACCAATACCAATAACAAAGGCGAGGTACTTCATGGCTGA
- a CDS encoding glycosyl transferase — translation MADFHQGGPITTLHRIIDRNPEELAYEMTAFARQRRQTLILPCLYSELETPAMTTILEGLKQATYIDQIVVGLDRADATQYAYAREFFKDLPQHVRILWNDGPRLRSVHDRLAEYDLARYEPGKGRNVWYCLGYTLASGRSSVIGIHDCDIATYKPDLPARLMYPIANPAFNFAFAKGYYARVANGTLKGRVCRLFVTPLIRALKQVVGKTEFLNYLDCFRYSLSGEMAIRTDVAYGLRVASDWGLEISMLSEMYRNHTVHRLAQVDIADIYDHKHREFDPAEKDDGLSRMASDIAKSLFRKLATQGTVFSHETFRTLKATYYRTALDLIEQYRADALFNGLKINRDEEEKCVEVLAEVIMSAGQHYLDNPLESPFIPSWQRVESAMDDIFEQLSAAVEDDLNDASIGT, via the coding sequence ATGGCTGATTTTCATCAGGGCGGGCCGATCACGACCCTGCACCGCATCATCGACCGCAACCCCGAAGAACTCGCTTATGAAATGACCGCCTTCGCCCGCCAGCGTCGGCAAACCCTGATCCTGCCCTGCCTGTATTCCGAACTTGAAACCCCGGCCATGACCACGATCCTCGAAGGATTGAAACAGGCCACCTATATCGATCAGATTGTCGTCGGGCTGGACCGGGCCGATGCCACCCAATACGCCTATGCCCGGGAATTTTTCAAGGATCTGCCGCAACATGTCCGCATCCTGTGGAATGACGGCCCGCGCCTGCGCAGCGTCCATGATCGTCTCGCCGAATATGATCTGGCCCGCTATGAACCGGGCAAGGGCCGCAATGTCTGGTATTGCCTTGGCTATACGCTGGCATCGGGCCGAAGCTCGGTGATCGGTATCCATGATTGCGACATCGCAACCTACAAGCCCGATCTGCCCGCCCGCCTTATGTATCCGATTGCCAACCCGGCATTCAATTTCGCCTTCGCCAAGGGGTACTACGCCCGCGTTGCCAATGGCACGCTCAAGGGCCGGGTCTGCCGCCTGTTTGTAACCCCGCTGATCCGCGCACTTAAACAGGTCGTCGGCAAAACCGAATTTCTCAATTACCTTGATTGCTTCCGCTATTCGCTTTCGGGGGAAATGGCCATCCGTACCGACGTTGCCTATGGCCTGCGGGTTGCATCCGACTGGGGCCTTGAAATTTCAATGCTCTCGGAAATGTATCGCAACCACACGGTCCACCGTCTGGCGCAGGTCGATATCGCCGATATCTATGATCACAAACACCGCGAATTTGATCCGGCCGAAAAGGATGACGGCCTGTCACGCATGGCAAGCGACATCGCGAAATCCCTGTTCCGCAAACTCGCAACCCAGGGCACCGTCTTCTCGCACGAAACGTTTCGCACGCTCAAGGCCACCTATTATCGCACCGCCCTTGACCTGATCGAACAATACCGGGCCGATGCGCTGTTTAACGGCCTTAAAATCAATCGCGACGAAGAAGAAAAATGTGTCGAGGTCCTGGCCGAAGTCATCATGAGTGCCGGTCAGCATTACCTTGATAACCCGCTCGAAAGCCCCTTCATCCCAAGCTGGCAGCGCGTTGAAAGCGCCATGGACGATATCTTCGAACAGCTTTCGGCTGCTGTCGAAGACGACCTGAACGATGCCAGCATCGGCACATAA
- a CDS encoding alpha-amylase family glycosyl hydrolase, with protein MDRAIGTSGRIAFASAMRNLLADVYPEHDHADLVRRVFEVLGLPLEGDGAEPCEEYLRKWDQRDAFLITYGDSISRGGHHGLQSLGDFYRTWLKDWLTGIHILPFHPFTSDDGFSVSDFSSLRPELGTWDDVKALSKDATVMADLVANHISASHVWFQQFLAGDKPGVDYIKTASPDDDLSDVVRPRSHPLLSKVTTSDGEKHVWCTFSYDQVDLDYGNPDVFFEILKIVLEYLKHGVRVVRLDAIGFIWKVAGTSSINLDQTHKIIKALRLATTAVHPDVLFITETNLPLLENLSYFGNQDEAHLIYNFSLPPVIIHALLSGRSDCIRKCIMSMPPAPAGCTFFNFTASHDGIGLRPAENLIPDADIDAMTDHARRMGGQVSYRSLKGGGQKAYELNVTLFSMLAENFAGDRTYGLERFVMSQAIAMSLEGVPAIYVQSIFATENDQAGYEETGIPRRLNRKIWQLEEAEERLSQEGIAKRAFGQLRALMSIRMGQPAFHPNATQYTLNLGPELLGVWRQSHLNDQSIFCVFNLTDQVQDLDLSKINLIMTEGWTDLLSQQVIEDFNGILALAPYQIVWISNIDGRNRIDSRLLQRYRDAMPV; from the coding sequence ATGGATCGCGCTATTGGAACCTCGGGGCGTATTGCGTTCGCAAGTGCAATGCGCAATCTGCTTGCGGATGTGTATCCGGAACATGATCACGCCGATCTGGTGCGCCGGGTGTTTGAAGTGCTGGGCCTGCCGCTTGAGGGGGACGGGGCGGAGCCGTGCGAGGAATATCTGCGCAAATGGGATCAGCGCGATGCGTTTCTGATCACCTATGGCGACAGCATTTCGCGTGGTGGGCATCATGGTTTGCAAAGTCTTGGCGATTTTTATCGCACATGGCTTAAGGACTGGCTGACGGGCATTCATATCCTGCCGTTTCATCCGTTTACGTCCGATGATGGGTTTTCGGTAAGTGATTTCAGCAGCTTGCGACCGGAACTTGGCACGTGGGATGATGTGAAGGCATTGTCCAAAGATGCCACCGTGATGGCCGATCTGGTGGCGAACCATATTTCGGCGTCCCATGTGTGGTTTCAGCAGTTCCTTGCAGGCGACAAGCCCGGTGTCGATTACATCAAGACCGCCAGCCCCGATGATGATCTTTCCGATGTGGTTAGGCCGCGGAGCCACCCGTTGCTGAGCAAGGTCACGACATCGGACGGGGAAAAGCATGTCTGGTGCACGTTCAGTTATGATCAGGTCGATCTGGATTACGGCAACCCGGATGTGTTTTTTGAAATCCTGAAGATCGTTCTGGAATATCTTAAACACGGGGTGCGGGTCGTGCGGCTGGATGCCATCGGCTTTATCTGGAAGGTGGCCGGGACCAGTTCGATCAATCTGGATCAGACGCACAAGATCATCAAGGCATTGCGGCTGGCGACCACGGCGGTGCATCCGGATGTGCTGTTTATTACCGAAACCAATCTGCCGCTGCTTGAAAACCTGTCCTATTTCGGCAATCAGGACGAGGCGCATCTGATTTACAATTTCAGCCTGCCGCCGGTGATCATTCATGCGCTGTTATCGGGGCGGAGTGATTGCATTCGCAAATGCATCATGTCGATGCCACCGGCGCCGGCGGGCTGCACATTTTTCAATTTTACTGCCAGCCATGATGGCATTGGCCTGCGCCCGGCCGAAAACCTGATCCCGGATGCGGATATCGATGCCATGACCGATCATGCGCGCAGGATGGGCGGGCAGGTGAGTTACCGGTCGCTGAAGGGCGGCGGGCAGAAGGCTTATGAACTTAACGTCACGCTGTTTAGCATGCTGGCCGAGAACTTTGCCGGGGATCGCACATATGGGCTGGAACGGTTTGTGATGAGCCAGGCGATTGCCATGTCGCTTGAAGGGGTTCCGGCGATTTATGTGCAGTCGATCTTTGCCACCGAAAACGATCAGGCGGGATATGAGGAAACCGGCATTCCGCGCAGACTAAACCGCAAAATCTGGCAGCTTGAGGAGGCCGAGGAACGGTTATCACAGGAAGGCATCGCCAAGCGGGCGTTTGGCCAGTTGCGCGCATTGATGTCGATCCGCATGGGGCAGCCGGCATTCCATCCCAATGCAACGCAATATACCCTGAACCTTGGCCCGGAATTGCTGGGCGTTTGGCGGCAAAGCCATCTGAATGATCAAAGCATTTTCTGTGTGTTCAACCTGACCGATCAGGTGCAGGACCTTGATCTTTCGAAGATCAACCTGATCATGACGGAGGGCTGGACCGATCTTCTGTCCCAGCAGGTGATCGAGGATTTCAACGGTATCCTTGCGCTGGCACCCTATCAGATCGTGTGGATTTCAAATATCGACGGGCGCAATCGCATTGATAGCCGGTTGCTGCAACGCTATCGCGATGCGATGCCGGTTTGA
- a CDS encoding LysR family transcriptional regulator, protein MSGITLDQLRVFVTIADLGSFAATARHLNRTQSSVTYTIQKLEEQTNLELFDRTAYRPTLTKAAHSLLPHARKVMADISSYRQHAKGIADGLEASITITISQFASNAPLMDVLAVLARKFPTVRVSLSTVTIQTTEVLDNGASDLAILPEFIPFGSDYARAACGQVRMCAVARPDHPLAWFPGKIHIDSMHAHTQIITSARDAPTLQRNHAVQALNYWKVNDLETKLAMILRGIGWGGMPEHMVADHIRNGTLALLDPESWDGLDHMPTLDIVVAHRQDRPLGPVAQWIFDQLKDTPR, encoded by the coding sequence ATGTCCGGCATCACCCTTGATCAATTGCGGGTCTTCGTCACCATTGCCGACCTCGGAAGCTTCGCCGCCACCGCGCGGCATCTGAACCGGACACAATCATCGGTCACCTACACGATCCAGAAACTCGAAGAACAGACCAATCTGGAACTGTTTGACCGGACGGCCTATCGCCCGACCCTGACCAAGGCGGCACATTCCCTGCTGCCCCACGCGCGCAAGGTCATGGCGGATATTTCCAGCTACCGCCAACACGCCAAAGGCATCGCTGACGGGCTCGAAGCTTCGATCACGATTACAATCAGCCAGTTTGCATCAAACGCCCCGCTGATGGATGTCCTTGCGGTTCTCGCCCGGAAATTCCCGACAGTCCGCGTAAGCCTGTCGACGGTCACGATCCAGACAACCGAAGTCCTTGATAACGGCGCGTCCGATCTTGCGATTTTGCCGGAATTCATTCCCTTTGGCTCCGACTATGCCCGGGCCGCCTGCGGGCAGGTCAGAATGTGCGCCGTGGCACGACCGGACCATCCGCTCGCCTGGTTTCCGGGAAAAATCCATATCGATTCGATGCACGCCCACACCCAGATCATCACATCCGCGCGCGATGCCCCGACCCTGCAACGCAATCATGCCGTTCAGGCCCTGAATTACTGGAAGGTCAATGACCTTGAAACCAAACTTGCTATGATATTACGCGGGATTGGCTGGGGCGGCATGCCCGAACATATGGTCGCGGATCATATCCGCAACGGAACCCTCGCCCTGCTTGATCCCGAAAGCTGGGACGGACTGGATCACATGCCGACACTCGACATTGTCGTCGCCCACCGTCAGGACAGGCCGCTTGGCCCGGTTGCACAGTGGATTTTTGACCAGCTAAAAGACACACCCCGGTAA
- a CDS encoding cupin domain-containing protein — protein MAITKRDNSDIKIASQDSGASKPAKDVHDGVKLLDSGVNFVGEQVSYPPGKARIKSVLATMAPGQKTGWHKHGVPTYGYILEGQITVDYGDAGKTTYRAGEGVLEAMDYWHEGINDGDVPARVVVVFMGAEGAENVIYKPEDPSGDD, from the coding sequence ATGGCAATCACGAAGCGCGACAATTCAGACATAAAGATAGCCAGTCAGGATTCCGGGGCATCCAAACCCGCCAAGGATGTCCATGACGGCGTAAAGCTGCTTGATAGTGGTGTGAATTTTGTCGGCGAGCAGGTTTCCTATCCGCCGGGCAAGGCACGCATCAAATCGGTGCTGGCGACGATGGCGCCGGGGCAGAAAACCGGCTGGCACAAGCATGGCGTGCCGACCTATGGCTATATCCTTGAAGGGCAGATTACGGTTGATTACGGCGATGCCGGGAAAACCACCTATCGCGCCGGGGAAGGCGTGCTTGAGGCGATGGATTACTGGCATGAAGGGATCAATGACGGTGATGTGCCTGCACGTGTCGTTGTCGTCTTCATGGGGGCCGAGGGCGCGGAAAATGTGATCTACAAGCCCGAAGACCCATCCGGCGACGACTGA
- a CDS encoding thiamine pyrophosphate-requiring protein, with protein sequence MKNDKAQITLTAGGAVLARMKAIGVDYIFANSGTDFPPIIEGLAEANAKDIELPHALVMPHENAAMGMAHGYYLATGKTQAVMAHTNVGLANCAIGAINAATEHVPVILMSGRTPVMEQGRLGARTVPIGWGQEMRDQAAMVREASKWEYELKFPEQVPDVVDRAYAIASSVPKGPVYVSLPREVLCEPCPGDAIDAPLRMQPVRVMPPSESLEDAARILANAKNPVIIAQRGAGTHEAFDRLSSLVDQWGIPVVQYWAIQLALGTDHPMMAGMDPAPWLKDADAVLVIDCLAPWSPDIHTLRSDCKVIQIGQNPLYSRFPGRNFAADLSLTGETGDVIVALADALDRHHGDHRETCADRREKVAAINAATRKKALAAADAGSVDPMSKAFVSRCLSEAIAERSATVFSELGCPLEPLSLSEHSSWYQEPHSGGLGWSFPASMGYQLADKDKLVIATMGDGSYMFANPTACHQIAEALELPILILVLNNNEWGAVRQSVTGMYPDGYAAKTNQMPLTGLKPSPDFTKVAEASRAWTAKAERATDLPEILRRAIAHIDTNRSHALVEVTIAP encoded by the coding sequence ATGAAAAATGACAAGGCGCAAATCACGCTCACCGCAGGCGGGGCCGTTCTGGCGCGAATGAAGGCGATCGGGGTGGATTATATCTTTGCCAATTCCGGCACCGATTTTCCGCCGATTATCGAAGGGCTGGCCGAAGCCAATGCCAAGGATATCGAGCTTCCTCATGCGCTTGTCATGCCGCATGAAAATGCCGCGATGGGCATGGCGCATGGCTATTACCTTGCGACCGGCAAAACCCAGGCGGTGATGGCGCATACCAATGTCGGGCTGGCCAATTGCGCGATTGGCGCAATCAATGCCGCGACCGAGCATGTGCCGGTGATCCTGATGTCGGGCAGAACACCGGTGATGGAACAGGGGCGGCTTGGCGCGCGCACGGTTCCCATTGGCTGGGGCCAGGAAATGCGCGATCAGGCGGCGATGGTGCGCGAGGCATCGAAATGGGAATACGAGCTTAAATTCCCCGAACAGGTGCCCGACGTTGTTGACCGTGCCTATGCAATCGCATCGTCCGTGCCTAAAGGGCCGGTTTATGTATCCCTGCCGCGCGAGGTTTTGTGCGAACCCTGTCCGGGGGATGCGATTGACGCGCCGCTTCGCATGCAGCCGGTCCGGGTGATGCCGCCAAGCGAAAGCCTTGAGGATGCAGCACGGATCCTTGCCAATGCCAAAAACCCGGTGATCATTGCCCAGCGCGGTGCGGGCACCCACGAGGCCTTTGATCGCCTGTCGTCACTGGTGGATCAGTGGGGCATTCCGGTGGTGCAATATTGGGCGATCCAGCTTGCCCTTGGCACCGATCATCCGATGATGGCGGGGATGGATCCGGCGCCGTGGCTTAAAGATGCCGATGCGGTTCTGGTGATTGATTGTCTGGCCCCGTGGTCGCCCGATATTCATACGCTGCGTTCCGATTGCAAGGTAATCCAGATCGGGCAGAACCCGCTTTATTCGCGTTTTCCGGGGCGCAATTTTGCCGCCGACCTCTCGCTTACCGGGGAAACCGGAGATGTGATCGTGGCGCTGGCCGACGCGCTGGATCGCCATCATGGCGATCATCGCGAAACGTGCGCGGACCGGCGTGAAAAGGTCGCGGCGATCAATGCCGCCACGCGCAAAAAGGCACTGGCGGCGGCCGATGCCGGATCGGTTGATCCGATGAGCAAGGCCTTTGTTTCGCGGTGTCTTTCGGAGGCGATTGCCGAACGGTCGGCGACGGTGTTTTCGGAGCTTGGCTGCCCGCTGGAGCCGCTTTCGCTTTCGGAACACAGTAGCTGGTATCAGGAGCCGCATTCCGGCGGGCTTGGCTGGTCCTTCCCGGCATCGATGGGCTATCAGCTTGCCGATAAGGATAAGCTTGTGATCGCGACCATGGGGGACGGATCATATATGTTTGCCAATCCGACGGCGTGCCATCAGATTGCCGAGGCGCTGGAGCTTCCGATCCTGATCCTTGTTCTGAACAACAATGAATGGGGGGCCGTGCGTCAGTCGGTGACCGGGATGTATCCCGATGGTTATGCGGCGAAAACCAACCAGATGCCCCTGACCGGCCTTAAACCCAGCCCCGATTTCACCAAGGTCGCGGAAGCCAGCCGGGCATGGACGGCGAAGGCCGAACGGGCGACCGATTTGCCGGAAATCCTGCGCCGTGCGATTGCCCATATCGACACCAACCGCAGCCATGCGCTGGTTGAGGTGACGATTGCGCCGTAA
- a CDS encoding IclR family transcriptional regulator, translating into MRQGTAMQNHARAAQNHQTKGNMMPSQLNGSVLKAFRILELFAEGRSELTASDTAAALGINTITAHRFLHTLEQAGALRMVARGVFRLGYVFADLGDRVLRDGSLPNLIQPVLDDLARKVGEACMATEFDRDMAVCIAKALPDRSLYVDIRIGSRLDAFCTAHGKLWLAFMGPDQQDRYFDSIHLTGMTERTITDLTALKSELRTIREQGFSTNNGERESDIYALAVPILTQHGRMVSAISVFGASPTLIEQKRDHVLAALRDAAENGTRALYGHF; encoded by the coding sequence ATGCGTCAAGGCACCGCGATGCAAAATCATGCGCGTGCAGCACAAAACCACCAGACCAAAGGAAACATGATGCCAAGCCAGCTTAACGGATCGGTGCTCAAGGCCTTTCGCATCCTCGAACTCTTTGCCGAGGGACGGTCTGAGCTGACCGCCAGCGACACCGCCGCGGCCCTTGGCATCAACACCATCACCGCGCATCGGTTCCTGCATACGCTGGAACAGGCAGGTGCGCTTCGCATGGTTGCGCGCGGGGTCTTCCGGCTGGGTTATGTCTTTGCCGATCTGGGGGATCGCGTACTGCGCGACGGCAGCCTGCCCAACCTGATCCAGCCGGTGCTGGACGATCTGGCGCGCAAGGTGGGCGAGGCCTGCATGGCCACCGAATTTGATCGCGACATGGCGGTCTGCATCGCCAAGGCCCTGCCGGATCGTTCGCTTTATGTCGATATCCGCATCGGATCGCGCCTGGATGCCTTTTGCACCGCCCATGGCAAATTGTGGCTGGCTTTCATGGGCCCGGATCAGCAGGACCGCTATTTCGATAGCATCCACCTGACCGGCATGACCGAACGCACCATCACCGATCTGACAGCCCTTAAATCCGAACTGCGCACCATCCGCGAACAGGGTTTTTCAACAAATAACGGCGAACGCGAAAGCGACATTTACGCCCTCGCCGTCCCGATCCTGACCCAGCATGGCCGCATGGTTTCCGCCATTTCGGTCTTTGGCGCCTCCCCGACCCTGATCGAACAGAAACGCGATCACGTTCTGGCGGCCCTGCGCGACGCCGCCGAAAACGGCACACGCGCCCTTTACGGGCATTTCTGA
- a CDS encoding LysE family translocator has translation MAPKTEKARNMVIENLLLLWLAALPLMGSPGPATISLAASGSAFGIRPSLGYLGGIIIGTIAVLLMVATGIAAALLAHPVAGQVLTAIAAIYILYLAWKIATAPIRPASKPAHQTQASPETTPEAKAPDFRGGVMLAIANPKAFAAIGAVYAAHAIAPHSLWLDNTLKITALALVIVLVNSLWLVFGAGFARLLSDPRFGRLINILFAVLLVASLAMALLSLS, from the coding sequence ATGGCCCCAAAAACCGAAAAGGCGCGCAACATGGTGATTGAAAATCTGCTGCTGCTTTGGCTGGCGGCCCTGCCGCTGATGGGCAGCCCCGGCCCCGCGACCATAAGCCTGGCCGCAAGTGGTTCGGCCTTTGGCATTCGGCCAAGCCTTGGCTATCTCGGCGGGATCATCATCGGCACGATTGCGGTTTTGCTGATGGTCGCCACCGGCATTGCCGCCGCCCTTCTCGCCCATCCGGTTGCCGGTCAAGTCCTGACGGCAATTGCCGCGATCTATATCCTTTATCTGGCATGGAAAATCGCCACCGCCCCGATCAGGCCCGCCAGCAAACCAGCACATCAGACCCAAGCCAGCCCCGAAACCACCCCTGAAGCCAAAGCCCCCGATTTCCGCGGCGGCGTGATGCTGGCAATCGCCAATCCCAAGGCCTTCGCCGCCATCGGTGCGGTCTATGCCGCCCATGCCATCGCGCCACATTCCTTATGGCTTGATAACACCCTTAAAATCACGGCTCTGGCGCTGGTGATCGTGCTGGTCAATAGTCTGTGGCTGGTTTTCGGGGCGGGCTTTGCGCGCCTGCTATCCGATCCGCGTTTCGGGCGGCTGATCAATATCCTGTTTGCTGTCCTGCTGGTCGCATCCCTCGCCATGGCCCTGCTGTCGCTATCCTGA
- a CDS encoding N-acetyltransferase family protein — translation MMLVRGATERDLPEILEIYNQVLRDSTAIYDDVPSSLEERREWFDGRNQQGFPVLVAEGDGKVLGFASYGPWRARWGYRFTVEHSVHVHVDHRGAGIGRALLTALIPMAKEAGMHVMIGGIDAENVNSIRFHERFGFVEVGRAKQVARKFDRWLDLVTMQLFLNEPGARA, via the coding sequence ATGATGCTTGTGCGCGGTGCGACGGAACGGGACCTTCCGGAAATTCTTGAAATTTACAATCAGGTTCTTCGCGACAGTACGGCGATTTACGATGACGTGCCATCCAGCCTTGAGGAGCGCCGTGAATGGTTCGACGGGCGCAATCAGCAGGGATTTCCGGTTCTGGTGGCGGAGGGCGATGGCAAGGTTCTGGGCTTTGCGTCCTATGGCCCGTGGCGGGCGCGCTGGGGATATCGCTTTACGGTCGAGCATTCCGTGCATGTGCATGTCGATCATCGTGGGGCGGGAATTGGCAGGGCGCTGTTGACGGCGCTGATCCCGATGGCCAAAGAGGCCGGTATGCATGTGATGATTGGCGGCATTGATGCGGAAAACGTCAATTCCATTCGATTTCATGAGCGGTTTGGTTTTGTCGAGGTCGGCCGTGCCAAGCAGGTTGCGCGCAAGTTTGACCGGTGGCTTGATCTTGTGACGATGCAGCTTTTTTTAAACGAGCCGGGTGCCCGCGCGTAA
- a CDS encoding XRE family transcriptional regulator — MIIIEDETTATLAARLKREREIRGWSLGQFADKSGVSKAMISKIERGEASPTATVLGRLSGALSLTVSALLSSASPVHHGVRKQAEQPLWSDPETGYVRRQVLSGQKIPLELVEVTLPAGKQVTMPASAYSFIQQAIWVLEGTLLFHEGDRVHHLDTGDSLELGPPQDCIFENKSPENCRYLVAVVRNSY, encoded by the coding sequence ATGATCATTATAGAAGACGAAACCACTGCCACCCTTGCTGCCCGGCTTAAGCGCGAACGCGAAATCCGCGGCTGGTCCCTGGGTCAATTCGCCGATAAATCCGGCGTCTCCAAGGCCATGATCAGCAAGATCGAACGCGGCGAAGCCAGCCCGACAGCAACGGTTCTCGGCCGGCTTTCCGGGGCCCTGTCGCTTACGGTTTCGGCATTGCTCTCGTCAGCAAGCCCCGTCCATCATGGTGTACGGAAACAGGCAGAGCAGCCATTATGGTCGGATCCCGAAACCGGTTATGTCCGCCGTCAGGTGCTTTCGGGGCAGAAAATCCCGCTCGAACTTGTCGAAGTCACCCTGCCCGCCGGAAAACAGGTCACCATGCCCGCCTCCGCATACAGCTTCATTCAGCAGGCGATCTGGGTGCTTGAGGGAACATTGCTGTTTCACGAAGGCGACAGGGTGCATCACCTCGACACGGGCGATAGCCTTGAACTCGGCCCGCCGCAAGATTGCATATTTGAAAATAAAAGCCCTGAAAACTGCCGCTATCTGGTCGCCGTCGTACGCAACTCGTACTGA
- a CDS encoding AraC family transcriptional regulator: MQMLSSDLISELLLGMRLDGLHYNRIQISPPFGVRFGDDPTRAQFHFIARGRVYLRTDSGVVHTLEAGDAVLLPRGGIHALLSDPSIPCLDVTDYSVTTICRRVDDIHACKAELCRSTDTLIFSGCMEFDLGGMHPLVSMMPEVMQVGTLIDRNPELLPVLEAMAREVSTERAGFAGILTRLADVVSASIVRDWVECGCGDAQGWVEALRDPRMGRVIAAIHRDPGRNWTVEAMASEMGSSRSVFAERFLEVTGVTPLRYVTELRMRLASQWITRDRMAIDVVAERLGYGSQAAFSRAFKRTTGKSPGTMRAA, from the coding sequence ATGCAGATGCTTTCCAGTGACCTGATCAGCGAGCTTTTGCTCGGCATGCGGCTTGACGGGCTGCATTACAACCGCATCCAGATTTCCCCGCCCTTTGGCGTGCGATTTGGCGATGATCCGACGCGCGCACAGTTCCATTTCATCGCGCGCGGGCGGGTTTACCTGCGCACCGATAGCGGGGTTGTCCATACGCTTGAGGCCGGTGATGCGGTGCTTTTGCCGCGCGGGGGCATTCATGCGCTGCTGTCGGACCCGTCGATCCCGTGCCTTGACGTGACCGATTACAGTGTGACGACGATCTGCCGCCGGGTGGATGACATTCATGCCTGCAAGGCGGAGCTGTGCCGCAGCACCGATACGCTGATTTTCAGCGGCTGCATGGAATTTGACCTTGGCGGGATGCATCCGCTGGTCAGCATGATGCCCGAGGTGATGCAGGTCGGCACCCTGATTGATCGAAACCCCGAACTTTTGCCGGTGCTGGAAGCCATGGCGCGCGAGGTTTCGACCGAGCGCGCCGGTTTTGCCGGGATCCTGACGCGGCTTGCCGATGTGGTATCGGCATCGATCGTGCGCGACTGGGTCGAATGTGGATGTGGTGATGCGCAAGGGTGGGTCGAGGCATTGCGCGACCCGCGCATGGGGCGTGTGATTGCCGCCATCCATCGCGATCCGGGCCGCAACTGGACCGTCGAGGCGATGGCATCGGAAATGGGCAGTTCACGCTCGGTCTTTGCCGAACGGTTCCTTGAGGTCACCGGGGTGACGCCGCTTCGCTATGTCACGGAACTTCGCATGCGCCTTGCCAGCCAGTGGATCACACGTGATCGCATGGCGATTGATGTGGTGGCCGAACGGCTTGGCTATGGCTCGCAGGCGGCATTTAGCCGGGCCTTCAAACGCACAACCGGCAAATCACCGGGCACCATGCGGGCGGCATAG